A genomic region of Tamandua tetradactyla isolate mTamTet1 chromosome 2, mTamTet1.pri, whole genome shotgun sequence contains the following coding sequences:
- the C2H1orf210 gene encoding type III endosome membrane protein TEMP: MSEANQTTVEPSMLPTASATSPESSTGARAWPVLVGVVLGAVVLSLLIALAAKCHLCRQYSATYQHRRLPGAGKRDHLEVGEDEDDDGFIEDNYIQPGAVGLGTVGSRDSFSP; this comes from the exons ATGAGTGAGGCAAACCAAA CCACTGTGGAGCCCTCGATGCTCCCCACAGCATCAGCCACGTCTCCTGAGTCGAGCACTGGGGCCCGGGCATGGCCTGTACTGGTAGGGGTTGTGCTGGGGGCCGTGGTTCTCTCTCTCCTCATTGCGCTTGCTGCCAAATGCCACCTCTGCCGCCAGTACAGTGCCACCTACCAGCACCGCCGGCTGCCTGGGGCAGGAAAGAGGGACCACCTGGAGGTGGGTGaagatgaggatgatgatggCTTCATCGAGGACAATTACATTCAGCCTGGGGCTGTGGGGCTAGGGACGGTGGGTAGCAGGGACAGCTTCTCCCCCTGA
- the TMEM125 gene encoding transmembrane protein 125, translating to MSEREVHAPVGRGLPPDMLAEQVELWWSQQPRRSALCFAVAVGLVAGCGAAGVALLSTTSSRSGEWRLAVGTALCLLALLVLVKQLMSSAVQDMNCVRQPHHVALLRSGGGADALMVLLSGLVLLVTGLTLAGLAAAPAPARPLAAMLSVGIALAASGSLLLLGLLLYQVGVSGHCPPIGVATPSTHSGHRSSGGIFSISGHLSAGQRRETTSSIASLI from the coding sequence ATGTCTGAACGAGAGGTTCACGCCCCGGTGGGCCGGGGGCTGCCCCCAGATATGCTGGCAGAGCAGGTGGAGCTGTGGTGGTCCCAGCAGCCACGGCGCTCAGCACTCTGCTTTGCCGTGGCCGTGGGCCTCGTGGCAGGCTGTGGGGCAGCTGGCGTGGCGCTGCTCTCCACCACCAGCAGCCGCTCGGGTGAGTGGCGGCTAGCCGTGGGCACCGCGCTCTGTCTCCTGGCCCTCCTGGTCCTGGTGAAGCAGCTCATGAGCTCCGCCGTGCAGGACATGAACTGCGTGCGCCAGCCCCACCACGTGGCCCTGCTGCGCAGCGGCGGAGGCGCCGACGCCCTCATGGTGCTGCTCAGCGGCCTCGTGCTGCTGGTCACCGGCCTGACGTTGGCTGGGCTGGCGGCCGCCCCCGCCCCTGCACGGCCGCTGGCCGCCATGCTGTCGGTGGGCATTGCTCTGGCTGCCTCAGGCTCGCTCCTGCTCCTGGGCTTGCTGCTGTATCAGGTGGGCGTGAGCGGACACTGCCCCCCTATCGGCGTGGCCACCCCTTCCACCCACAGTGGCCACAGAAGCAGCGGCGGCATCTTCAGCATCTCAGGACACCTTTCAGCTGGCCAGCGTCGCGAGACCACATCGAGCATCGCCAGCCTCATCTGA